TTTGACTATAGCTGTTTACGATGGTAGAAAACATGTCCCAGTATATGTAACTGAAGACATGGTTGGTCATAAGTTAGGTGAATTTGTTCCAACAAGAACTTTCCACGGACACAAATCCACTGATGATAAAGCCACAACACAAGCTT
This is a stretch of genomic DNA from Lactobacillus crispatus. It encodes these proteins:
- the rpsS gene encoding 30S ribosomal protein S19, giving the protein MSRSIKKGPFADASLLKKVDAQADADKKQVIKTWSRRSTIFPSFVGLTIAVYDGRKHVPVYVTEDMVGHKLGEFVPTRTFHGHKSTDDKATTQA